The proteins below are encoded in one region of Fimbriimonadaceae bacterium:
- a CDS encoding OsmC family protein, whose protein sequence is MAKMHEYPVSLEWHGGRDGSGRVHADRTKVDIDLSVPPEYGGSEGGAGTNPEELLTAAVTACYSITFGIIAVNRKLPYVGLDVKAVGEVEENGPNFTYTKVTVRPTIKLAAEATDDQVKMAEDMAHKADAYCIITNAIRGKVEIVVEPTIVRA, encoded by the coding sequence ATGGCGAAGATGCACGAATATCCGGTGTCGCTGGAATGGCACGGGGGGCGAGACGGGAGCGGGCGGGTCCACGCAGACAGGACGAAGGTGGATATTGACCTTTCCGTCCCGCCGGAATATGGCGGAAGCGAAGGCGGCGCGGGGACCAATCCGGAGGAGCTCCTCACGGCGGCGGTCACCGCGTGCTATTCGATCACGTTCGGCATCATCGCGGTCAACCGCAAGCTGCCCTACGTCGGGCTTGACGTAAAGGCGGTGGGCGAGGTCGAGGAGAACGGTCCGAACTTCACGTATACGAAGGTCACCGTCCGCCCCACGATCAAGCTGGCGGCGGAGGCCACGGACGACCAGGTGAAGATGGCCGAGGACATGGCGCACAAGGCGGACGCCTACTGCATCATCACGAACGCGATCCGGGGCAAGGTTGAAATCGTGGTCGAGCCGACCATCGTGCGGGCGTGA
- the tpiA gene encoding triose-phosphate isomerase, translating to MRKKLVAGNWKMYKSAGEARDMVAALLPLLSGDADVVLCPPYLALPATVEACAGTKVGVAGQDAFWLDEGAYTSQVSAAMLKAAGATHCVLGHSETRGRFGSADLPASQVAAFAETDETVNLKARACLRHGLVPIVCVGETEAEREEGRTDAVVQGQVARALQDIEPTDVARMVLAYEPVWAIGTGKTCGPDEANRVCGVVRKAVARAAGDAAPGACRVLYGGSVKPDNAGALFSQTEIDGGLVGGASLDAQTFARIIAAA from the coding sequence ATGCGCAAGAAACTCGTCGCCGGCAATTGGAAGATGTACAAGAGCGCAGGCGAGGCGCGGGACATGGTCGCGGCGCTTCTTCCGCTTCTTTCCGGCGATGCGGACGTGGTCTTATGCCCGCCGTACCTGGCGCTGCCCGCGACGGTCGAAGCCTGCGCAGGGACCAAGGTAGGGGTCGCCGGCCAGGACGCCTTCTGGCTGGACGAAGGCGCCTACACGAGCCAGGTGAGCGCGGCCATGCTGAAGGCGGCGGGAGCGACGCATTGTGTCCTTGGCCACTCGGAGACGCGCGGCCGCTTCGGCTCGGCCGACCTCCCCGCGAGCCAGGTCGCCGCTTTCGCGGAGACCGACGAGACTGTGAACCTGAAAGCCCGGGCGTGCCTGCGGCACGGCCTTGTCCCCATCGTCTGCGTCGGCGAGACCGAGGCCGAGCGCGAAGAAGGGCGGACCGATGCGGTGGTGCAGGGCCAAGTGGCGCGAGCCCTGCAGGACATCGAGCCGACGGATGTGGCCCGGATGGTGCTGGCCTATGAGCCTGTCTGGGCCATAGGCACGGGCAAGACGTGCGGCCCGGACGAGGCAAACCGCGTTTGCGGCGTCGTCCGGAAGGCGGTGGCGCGCGCGGCGGGGGATGCGGCCCCGGGCGCCTGCCGCGTCCTTTATGGCGGGAGTGTCAAGCCGGATAACGCCGGGGCTCTGTTCTCACAAACGGAGATCGACGGCGGCTTGGTCGGCGGTGCGTCGCTCGACGCGCAGACCTTCGCGAGGATCATAGCGGCGGCGTGA